One Spiroplasma endosymbiont of Nebria brevicollis DNA window includes the following coding sequences:
- a CDS encoding IS1595 family transposase, whose translation MTLKTAWRMGHKIRSAIAKQKPQFIVEGIVQIDEMYLSHMGFKKQGRSLLNKTLIVGIYQKTTNNLIVKVLKNANSKNLLQFARNHMSSKCDVHTDLWKGYRDLKSVFTKHETVNHQNGYVSKTGVNTNQIESVWKHIRRTFKTHIKVAKHHVHLYAKESAYKFNNIPSFETVMLCLI comes from the coding sequence GTGACCTTGAAAACAGCTTGAAGAATGGGTCATAAAATCCGAAGTGCCATTGCTAAACAAAAACCTCAATTCATTGTTGAAGGGATAGTGCAAATAGATGAAATGTATCTTTCACATATGGGTTTTAAAAAACAAGGAAGATCCTTGTTAAACAAAACCTTGATTGTTGGCATTTATCAAAAAACAACCAATAATTTAATTGTGAAAGTATTGAAAAACGCAAACAGTAAAAATCTTTTGCAGTTTGCAAGAAACCACATGTCTTCAAAGTGTGATGTACATACTGATTTGTGAAAAGGATATCGCGATTTGAAATCGGTTTTCACTAAGCATGAAACAGTTAACCATCAAAATGGCTATGTTTCAAAAACTGGTGTAAATACCAACCAAATTGAATCAGTATGAAAACATATACGAAGAACATTTAAAACACATATCAAAGTTGCAAAACATCATGTTCATTTATATGCAAAAGAATCAGCATATAAATTCAAT
- a CDS encoding ATP-binding cassette domain-containing protein, translating into MNDEHSYEIELNNVTKTYSETVGVFDINIKIKQGEIYGFIGPNGAGKSTTIRQMVGFIKPDYGTITINNKNAWTNSKEIMKVLGYIPGENILPDYMKAIDYLKAIAGIRYNVEWTYVEKLINYRTSPHMYLWRKKWIEMNSTEYFKLKNNVLHI; encoded by the coding sequence ATGAATGATGAACATTCTTATGAAATTGAATTAAATAATGTTACAAAAACTTATTCTGAGACAGTAGGAGTTTTTGATATAAACATTAAAATTAAGCAAGGGGAAATATATGGATTCATCGGACCAAATGGGGCTGGTAAGTCCACAACAATTAGACAAATGGTAGGTTTTATTAAACCAGATTATGGAACTATTACTATTAATAATAAAAATGCTTGAACCAACTCCAAAGAAATTATGAAGGTTTTAGGTTACATTCCTGGTGAAAATATTCTTCCAGACTATATGAAAGCTATTGATTATTTAAAAGCAATTGCTGGTATTAGATATAATGTGGAATGAACATATGTTGAAAAATTAATTAATTATCGGACTTCTCCCCACATGTACTTGTGGAGGAAAAAATGAATTGAAATGAATTCAACAGAATATTTCAAACTGAAAAACAATGTCTTGCATATATAG